In Arthrobacter alpinus, a single window of DNA contains:
- a CDS encoding phage tail family protein: MGTWTIHLPGGARRTLDLRLVSSEDNLLFDSIKRGWAKYGITLLADRPYWLGETVKKSWGQEDLRNYDVSLQDRIDYGYASNVINYLSAGSTLGSAAVSNDGDIPTFPAWTAVGPTTSVSFGVDGSRIKVPFGIPEGYAVQIDTDPVNGQVLWYGPWDGSKIADPVDRTSELDPTSKFVAIPRGQDRKLSIVMTGTGTVLAEVQNKYRRAW, translated from the coding sequence GTGGGCACATGGACAATCCATTTGCCCGGTGGTGCCCGTCGCACGTTGGATCTGCGACTGGTTAGCTCTGAGGACAACCTACTATTTGACTCGATCAAGCGGGGTTGGGCCAAGTATGGGATCACACTATTGGCTGACCGGCCGTATTGGCTGGGTGAGACGGTCAAGAAGTCTTGGGGACAGGAAGACCTGAGAAATTACGATGTGTCGCTGCAAGATCGCATTGACTACGGATACGCCAGCAACGTCATCAACTACCTATCCGCTGGCAGCACATTGGGTAGTGCCGCTGTCTCGAATGATGGGGATATTCCGACGTTTCCAGCGTGGACTGCAGTGGGGCCGACGACGTCGGTCTCCTTCGGGGTTGATGGGAGCCGCATCAAAGTGCCGTTCGGTATCCCCGAGGGATACGCGGTGCAGATCGACACGGACCCGGTCAATGGCCAGGTCCTTTGGTATGGGCCATGGGACGGCAGTAAGATCGCCGATCCTGTGGACCGAACCTCAGAGCTTGACCCCACGTCGAAGTTTGTGGCAATTCCCCGGGGTCAAGATCGTAAGCTCAGCATTGTCATGACGGGTACGGGAACGGTCTTGGCCGAGGTACAGAACAAGTATCGGAGGGCTTGGTAA